Within Candidatus Zixiibacteriota bacterium, the genomic segment GCCGAGTAACTCTTGAAGATGTTATTCATCCGATCACCAATGAGGTCTTAGTCGAATCCGGAGATATGATTACCGAAGAGACTGCCAAGGAAATTGAAGATGCGGGAGTCGAGTCGGTTTATATTCGATCGGTATTAACTTGCGAGGCTCGCCGGGGCGCTTGCGCTAAATGTTATGGGTCAAATATGGCCTCCGGCAATCTGGTTGAAATCGGCGAGTCTGTTGGGGTAGTCGCTGCTCAATCAATAGGCGAGCCCGGTACGCAGCTTACACTAAGAACATTCCATATTGGTGGTACTGCTGCTGTTATTGCCGAACAATCAAAAATCGAATCCCGCCATTCTGGCAAAGTTGTTATTAAGGATGTTCGATCAGTTCCCACAAGAGAAGAAGGCTGTCAAATTGTTTTGTCATCAAAAGGCGAAATACAAATCGTTGATGAAAAAAATCGAACTCGCCAAAAATTTTCTATCCCTTATGGCTCAACATTAAAAGTGATGGATGGTCAGGAAATAGAAAAGGGCACTATTATTTTTGAGTGGGATCCGCATACAAATTATATCCTTACCGATAAAAAAGGCATTGTTGAATTTGTAGATATTATCGAAAATGTTACATACAGGGAAGAACTCGATGAATCAACCGGCTTATCGGCGAGGATGATTATTGAACAAAAAGATAAATCGAAGCGGCCGCAAATAAGGATTCTCAATGAAAACGGTAATCGTATTGCCAATTACCCCGTTCCCACATTAGCCAACCTTGTAATAAAGGATGGTCAGGAAGTTATAGCTGGTGATTTGCTGGTTAAAATTCCTCGTGAAATCTATAAAACGAAAGATATTACCGGCGGTTTACCAAGAGTTGCCGAGTTATTCGAAGCGCGTCATCCTAAAGACCCCGCAGTTGTTACGGAAATCGATGGTACGATTGAATATGGGAAAATAATTAGAGGCAATCAGCAAATTATAGTTAGTGCCGAACATGAAGAAGTTAAAGAATACTTAGTGCCTCACGGTAAACATATGAGGGTTCATAACGCTGATAGGGTAGATTCCGGAGATAGATTATGTGAGGGTCCGATTGACCCGCATGATATATTGAAAATCAAAGGTCCTAACGATGTGCAGGAATACTTAGTCAACGAGATTCAGGAAGTTTATCGTCTTCAAGGCGTTAGAATAAATGATAAACACATTGAAGTTATTGTTCGACAGATGCTGCAGAAGGTTAGAGTTGAAGAAGTTGGCGATACCAATTTCCTTGAGGGTGATCAGGTTGATAAATTCCGATTCAATGATGAGAACCAGCGGGTTATTTCCGAGGGCGGCGAACCGGCGACATTTACACCCATATTAATGGGGATAACTAAAGCGGCTTTGTCGACCGAGAGTTTTATCTCGGCCGCCTCATTCCAGGAAACTACTCGTGTTCTCACTGAGGCTGCCATTAACGGCAAACAGGACAATCTCCTTGGTTTGAAAGAAAATGTTATTATTGGACATCTGATTCCTGCTGGCACAGGTCTGGAAGAGTATAATAAAATAGAAATTGAGGAAGAAGAGAAAGAAGAAGAAACGGAAAAGGAAACTGAATCAACAATTATCTAAAAAATGCTTGACAATAGCAAATTTAAGAGTATTTTAAAATTTTGTTTTTGAATAACGGAGGTTCGATTGCCGACAATAAGTCAGTTAATAAGAAAGCCAAGGAAGCGGATTCTCACGAAACCGACAACACCGGCTTTGAAAGGGTGCCCGCAAAAACGGGGCGTCTGTACCAGAGTGTATACATCCACTCCCAAGAAACCTAATTCGGCTTTGCGTAAAGTTGCTCGTGTAAGGCTGACTAATGGGATTGAAGTAACTGCCTATATTCCAGGCGAAGGTCACAACCTTCAGGAACATTCCATTGTTCTTATTCGCGGCGGCCGCGTAAAAGATTTGCCCGGAGTGCGCTATCATATTATAAGAGGCACTCTCGATACGGCCGGAGTAGAAGATCGTAAAAACAGCCGTTCAAAATACGGCGTTAAAAGACCGAAGAAGTAATAAACTGTTGAGGTAGTTGTGCCGAGAAAGTGCGCACCATTAAAAAGAGAAAGAATGCCTGATCCCCGCTATAACCTTCAATTGGTTTCGCAATTTGTTAATTGCTTAATGGAGCGGGGGAAAAAGCAGGTTGCCGAAAGAATATTTTATAATGCAATGGATATCATCCAGGAAAAATCCAATGAAGCACCTCTGGATGTATTCCATAAAGCATTAACTAACGTTAAACCATTATTAGAGGTAAAGTCCCGCCGAGTAGGTGGCGCCAATTACCAAGTGCCTATTGAAGTAAGACCTGACCGTAGAGTAGCTCTCGCCATCAGATGGTTGATTAATTACTCGAACAGCCGGCCTGAAAAAACAATGGCTGACAAGCTAGCTAATGAAATCCTCGCCGCTTCTCGTAATGAGGGCAGTTCTGTAAAGAAAAAAGAGGATACTCATAAAATGGCTGAAGCCAACAAGGCATTTGCTCATTTCCGTTGGTAGGTTGGGATAAAAGGTTGTATTTAGACGATTCTTTTTACATAGGAAATTAAAATATCGGTTCTAATCCGCTGCTGCGTGCTTAGCTCGATTGTTTATGTTTCCGCACATTGTAAAAACAGCAGTGGTTTTTTTATGTCAATGAATCTGGAAAAAACAAGAAATATCGGAATTATGGCTCATATTGATGCTGGCAAAACTACTACCACAGAGCGTGTGCTCTACTATACGGGTCTGACTCATCGGATAGGAGAAGTCGATGACGGTGCGGCTGTTATGGATTGGATGGACCTCGAAAAAGAACGCGGTATTACTATCACATCCGCGGCCACTACTGTTTATTGGAATGATTATCGCCTCAATATAATCGATACGCCCGGTCATGTTGATTTTACTGTTGAAGTGGAAAGATCGCTCAGAATCCTGGATGGAGCAATTGCTCTTTTCTGCTCCGTCGGTGGAGTCGAACCGCAATCCGAAACTGTCTGGCGTCAGGCGGATAAATACAGAGTTCCGCGCATTGCCTATGTTAATAAAATGGATCGTATCGGTGCCGATTTCTTTGGCGCTGTTGATATGATGAAAAAAAGATTAGGTGCCAATGCCGTTCCTATTCAGATACCTGTTGGCTCGGGAGATTTGTTTACCGGCATTATTGATGTTATAGAAATGAAGTCCAGGACTTTCGATGAGGAAACGCTTGGCGCAACTTATTACGATAGCGATGTTCCCGATTCCCTTATGCAGCAAGCCGAAAAAACCCGCGAAGAACTCTTGGAAATCCTCTCCGAATATGATGATACGCTGCTGGATAAGTTTGTTAACAATGAACCAATAATGATTCATGAAATAAAAAACGCCCTTCGGAAAGCCACGCTTAAATCAGAAATATTTCCGGTAATGTGCGGGTCATCTTTTAAAAATAAAGGCGTTCAGAAGATGCTTGATGCAGTAGTTGATTATCTGCCATCCCCTCTCGACCTGCCTCCTGTTATAGGACATATTCCGGATACGGAAAAAGAAATAACCAGAAAACCATCTGAAGATGAACCGTTTGCAGGCTTGGTATATAAAATAATTGTCGATCCATACGTCGGAAAACTCACCTATTTTAGGATTTATTCAGGCAAGATACAAGCAGGTTCTACCATATTTAACGCTACAACCGGCAAAACCGAAAGAGTTTCTCGGCTGCTTCTGATGCATTCTAATAAGAAAAATGATGTTCGCGAAGCGTGTGCTGGCGACATTGTTGCCGGTATCGGGTTTAAAAATACCGCCACTGGCGATACGATATGTGATAAAAAGCACCCTATTATCCTCGAGCAAATGAATTTCCCTGATCCGGTAATTTCTATTGCTATCGAACCTAAAACAAAAGCAGACCAGGAGAAGTTAGCTATTTCATTATCTCGCTTGGCTGAGGAGGATCCGACATTCAAAGTGAATCAGGATGAAGATACCGGCCAGACAATTATCTCGGGAATGGGAGAACTTCACCTTGAAATATTAATTGATAGGATGGTTAGGGAATTTAAGGTTTCGGCTAATGTAGGTAAACCACAGGTTGCTTATAAAGAAACCATCTCGAAAATCGCCAAATGTGAGGGGAAATTCATCAAACAAACCGGCGGCCGCGGCCAGCATGGTCATGTCAAGTTAAGAATAGAACCATTAGAAACCGGATGTGATTTTGAATTTGCCAGCGAAGTTACCGGCGGGGAGGTCCCAAAAGAATATATTCCCGCAGTTGAAAAAGGTGTTAGAGAATCCCTTGATAATGGAATTATCGCCGGCTATCCTACCGTGGATATCAAAGTTGTGCTTATTGGCGGAAGTTTCCATGATGTCGATTCATCCGAGTTGGCATTCAAAATAGCCGGGGCGATGGCTTTCCAGGATGGTCTCAGGAAGGCGGCGCCTGTGCTTTTGGAGCCTATAATGGATGTTGAAGTGGTCGTGCCCGAGGAATATCTTGGCGATATTATCGGCGACCTGCAAACCAGACGCGGTAAGATCGAGGGAATTGCTCAGCGGCCTGATGCTAAAGTTGTGGCAAGCGAAGTGCCGCTATCCGAAATGTTTGGTTATGCAACTAAACTGAGGTCGCTTTCTCAGGGAAGGGCAGTATATTCGATGCAGTTTGCGCATTATGCGAAGATGTCTCAGCAGGTAAGTGATAAAATTGTTAAGAAAGTTAAAGGATATGTTTATCATTAAATAGGGACGTTATTTTTATTTTTTAGTGATTTGATAATGGAAAATAAAGTTAAGGAGATGACTGATGGCCAAGGAGAAATTTGAGCGAACGAAACCGCATGTGAATGTAGGTACGATAGGTCATGTTGATCATGGCAAGACTACATTAACGGCGGCGATGACGATGATATTGGGTCGCAAGGGTCAGGCGGCGGTTCGCGATTTTGATTCGATTGACAATGCTCCGGAGGAGCGTGAGCGCGGCATAACGATAGCGACGGCGCATGTTGAGTATGAGACCGATAGGCGTCATTATGCTCATGTTGATTGTCCTGGTCACGCCGATTATGTTAAGAACATGATAACGGGTGCGGCCCAGATGGATGGCGCGATATTGGTAGTTAGCGCGGCGGATGGTCCGATGCCTCAGACGCGCGAGCATATATTATTGGCACGTCAGGTAGGAGTTCCTTACATAGTTGTATTCATGAACAAGATAGACCAGGTAGATGATCCTGAGTTATTAGACTTGGTGGAGCTTGAGGTACGGGATTTATTGAGTCAGTATCAATTTCCGGGTGATGACATTCCGATAATTCGTGGTTCGGCATTAGAGGCTATGAATCGCGGCGCTGATGAGAGCGTACCTTATGATGATCCTGCTTTTAAGTGTGTGCATGAGTTGATGGATGCGGTAGACAGCTATATACCGGAGCCGAAGCGTGATATTGACAAGCCGTTTTTATTGCCGATAGAGGATGTATTTTCGATAACGGGTCGAGGTACGGTAGGAACGGGTCGAGTTGAGCGCGGCAAGATAAAGACCGGTGATCCTGTTGAGCGTGTTGGTGTTAGGGAGACTCGCAAGACGGTAGTAACGGGTGTTGAGATGTTTCGGAAGATATTGGATTATGCTCAGGCGGGCGATAATGTAGGTTTGTTATTGCGCGGAGTAGATAAGAATGATCTTGAGCGCGGCATGGTTTTGGCGGCGCCTGGCAGTATTAAGCCGCACAAGAAGTTTAAGGGAGAGGTATACATTTTGACGAAGGAAGAGGGTGGTCGTCACACGCCGTTTTTCAATGGTTATCGTCCGCAGTTTTATTTTCGGACGACGGATGTAACAGGTACGGTGAAGCTTCCGGAAGGTGTTGAGATGGTAATGCCTGGTGATAATGTAACAGTAGAAGGCGAGTTAATAACGCCGATAGCGATGGAGAAAGAGCTTCGTTTTGCTATCCGTGAAGGCGGCCGCACCGTAGGCGCCGGCGTTATTAGCGAAATAATAGAGTAATTAAAATGGATAGCCAGAAAATAAGAATAAGACTCAAGGCGTATGATCATGTCTCCCTTGATAGGTCTACTTTAGAAATTGTTAATACTGTAAATCGAACCGGAGCAAAAATTATCGGACCGGTGCCGTTGCCGACTAAGAGGACTGTTTATACTGTTCTGCGTTCTCCGCATGTTGACAAGAAATCGCGGGAACAGTTTGAGACCAGGATTCATAAAAGGTTGATTGATATTTATGATTCCAATCCTCAAACAGTCGACTCATTGATGAGGCTTGATTTGCCGGCCGGTGTTGATGTTGAAATTAAAGTCTAAGGATAGTGCGTCAAAATGAAAACATTGTTTGGTTTTAAAATAGGAATGACACGGGTCTTTGACGAGATAGGAAACATGGTGCCGGTAACTGTAATCCAGGCAGAGCCCCAGCATGTTATCGGTATAAAGACTAAGGATAAAGACGGCTACAATGCCTTAAAAATAGGTTTTGGCGAAATTCGCAAGAAACTTGTCAAAAAGCCGGTAGCTGGTCAATTTAAGGAAGCGGGCATCGAACCGCGCCGTCACATCAGGGAAATAAGAACTGAATCTGACGTTGACAGCAAGATTGGTGATGCCATTAATGTTGACATTTTTGCAGCTGGCGAAAAGGTTAACGTTACGGGAATTTCTAAAGGTCTTGGCTTTCAGGGCACTGTTCGCCGTCATGGATTCAAAGGCGGACCCAAAACGCATGGCCAGTCTGATAGACTGCGGGCGCCTGGTTCAATTGGTCAATCTTCATATCCATCCCGGGTTTGGAAAGGCATGAAAATGGCTGGTCATATGGGTAATGAAAAAGTTACTACTAAAAAACTGTTGATAAATTCGGTAGAACCCGAACATAACTTGATTTTAATTCGCGGTGCAATCCCCGGCAAGCCCGGTGGGCTGTTGAAAATCGTTAAAGCATAGGTGTGATTGCGATGGCTGAAGTAAAAGTATTTGATATTGACGGAAACAACAAAGAAAGCAGGCAATTGAACGGTCCGCTGTTTAATTCAGAGGTAAAACCGCATCTGCTTCATGAATATTCTGTTGGTTATTTGAGAAATCAACGTCAAGGAACCGCTTCTACAAAAACCAGAACTATGGTAAGAGGCGGGGGGCGAAAACCATGGCGTCAAAAAGGAACCGGTAGGGCAAGAGCAGGCACTAAGAATTCGCCTTTGTGGGTTGGCGGCGGCGTTGCTT encodes:
- the tuf gene encoding elongation factor Tu, yielding MAKEKFERTKPHVNVGTIGHVDHGKTTLTAAMTMILGRKGQAAVRDFDSIDNAPEERERGITIATAHVEYETDRRHYAHVDCPGHADYVKNMITGAAQMDGAILVVSAADGPMPQTREHILLARQVGVPYIVVFMNKIDQVDDPELLDLVELEVRDLLSQYQFPGDDIPIIRGSALEAMNRGADESVPYDDPAFKCVHELMDAVDSYIPEPKRDIDKPFLLPIEDVFSITGRGTVGTGRVERGKIKTGDPVERVGVRETRKTVVTGVEMFRKILDYAQAGDNVGLLLRGVDKNDLERGMVLAAPGSIKPHKKFKGEVYILTKEEGGRHTPFFNGYRPQFYFRTTDVTGTVKLPEGVEMVMPGDNVTVEGELITPIAMEKELRFAIREGGRTVGAGVISEIIE
- the rpsJ gene encoding 30S ribosomal protein S10, encoding MDSQKIRIRLKAYDHVSLDRSTLEIVNTVNRTGAKIIGPVPLPTKRTVYTVLRSPHVDKKSREQFETRIHKRLIDIYDSNPQTVDSLMRLDLPAGVDVEIKV
- the fusA gene encoding elongation factor G — its product is MSMNLEKTRNIGIMAHIDAGKTTTTERVLYYTGLTHRIGEVDDGAAVMDWMDLEKERGITITSAATTVYWNDYRLNIIDTPGHVDFTVEVERSLRILDGAIALFCSVGGVEPQSETVWRQADKYRVPRIAYVNKMDRIGADFFGAVDMMKKRLGANAVPIQIPVGSGDLFTGIIDVIEMKSRTFDEETLGATYYDSDVPDSLMQQAEKTREELLEILSEYDDTLLDKFVNNEPIMIHEIKNALRKATLKSEIFPVMCGSSFKNKGVQKMLDAVVDYLPSPLDLPPVIGHIPDTEKEITRKPSEDEPFAGLVYKIIVDPYVGKLTYFRIYSGKIQAGSTIFNATTGKTERVSRLLLMHSNKKNDVREACAGDIVAGIGFKNTATGDTICDKKHPIILEQMNFPDPVISIAIEPKTKADQEKLAISLSRLAEEDPTFKVNQDEDTGQTIISGMGELHLEILIDRMVREFKVSANVGKPQVAYKETISKIAKCEGKFIKQTGGRGQHGHVKLRIEPLETGCDFEFASEVTGGEVPKEYIPAVEKGVRESLDNGIIAGYPTVDIKVVLIGGSFHDVDSSELAFKIAGAMAFQDGLRKAAPVLLEPIMDVEVVVPEEYLGDIIGDLQTRRGKIEGIAQRPDAKVVASEVPLSEMFGYATKLRSLSQGRAVYSMQFAHYAKMSQQVSDKIVKKVKGYVYH
- the rpsG gene encoding 30S ribosomal protein S7, which translates into the protein MPRKCAPLKRERMPDPRYNLQLVSQFVNCLMERGKKQVAERIFYNAMDIIQEKSNEAPLDVFHKALTNVKPLLEVKSRRVGGANYQVPIEVRPDRRVALAIRWLINYSNSRPEKTMADKLANEILAASRNEGSSVKKKEDTHKMAEANKAFAHFRW
- the rplC gene encoding 50S ribosomal protein L3; this translates as MKTLFGFKIGMTRVFDEIGNMVPVTVIQAEPQHVIGIKTKDKDGYNALKIGFGEIRKKLVKKPVAGQFKEAGIEPRRHIREIRTESDVDSKIGDAINVDIFAAGEKVNVTGISKGLGFQGTVRRHGFKGGPKTHGQSDRLRAPGSIGQSSYPSRVWKGMKMAGHMGNEKVTTKKLLINSVEPEHNLILIRGAIPGKPGGLLKIVKA
- a CDS encoding 30S ribosomal protein S12 produces the protein MPTISQLIRKPRKRILTKPTTPALKGCPQKRGVCTRVYTSTPKKPNSALRKVARVRLTNGIEVTAYIPGEGHNLQEHSIVLIRGGRVKDLPGVRYHIIRGTLDTAGVEDRKNSRSKYGVKRPKK